The Candidatus Sulfotelmatobacter sp. region GGATGCCGGGCACATCGAGAGCGCCACCTGGTGGCCGCTCGACAATTTCAAAGTTTCTCCCCCGGAACTCGACCACCACGCCCCCATCGCCGTCCACTGCAAAAGCGGCTACCGCAGCATGATTGCCAGCAGCCTGCTGCAACGCGCCGGCTTCACGCAGGTGTTCAATCTGACTGGAGGGTTCGATGCCTGGCACCAGGCCAGACTCCCCACCATTACTCCGAAGCCCGTCAGGGTTTAAGCGATACCCAGAAGTGCATATTCCGCCTTTCCCTTTCGTGTGTCCTCGGTGACCCTTGTGACCAAGGACTGTCGTCCGCACCCGTCTATACTGAGGCCAATCTAATCGCGGGGGAAATATCTTGGCAAAACGCCGACCAATGTCAGCGATACTATCCATCCTGTTCGCTATTGTCCTCGGCGCTCAACTTCTGCACGCGCAAACCGACAGCAAAACAATCAAGATCGGATTTTCCGTGGAAGCGATGAAGGGAGAGCGGTGGCAGACCGACCTGAATTCTTTTCAGGCGCGGGCCAAAGAGCTCGGCGCGAATGTGATCTCCAGCGACGCCAACGGCGACGATAATCTTCAACTCCAACAAGTGAAGGACATGATCAAGGCTGGCATCCAGGTGCTGGTGTTACTGCCCCACGACACCAATAAGGCTGCCCGCATCGTCGACGCAGCCAAGGCCGCAAATGTGAAGGTCATCAGCTACGATCGCCTCGTACAGAATAGCGATGTTGATCTCTACGTGAGTTTTGACCGGGTTGAGATCGGCCGCATGCAGGCCGAATCGATTGTGAATCTTGCGCCCAAAGGGAATTATGTGTTGATCGGCGGCTCTCCCCACGACGAAGGTGCAAAGACTCTGCATGACGCACAAATGAACGTCTTGGGTCCTTATATCGATCGGGGAGACATAAAAGTCATCGCGGATGCCTATAGCAACGACTGGCTCCCTTCCGAAGCCTACCTCCACATGCTGAAGGCCATTGACTCCTCCCGCGGGGACATCGCCGCGGTTCTAGCCTCGAATGACGGAACCGCCGGAGGTGCGATTCAGGCTTTGCGCGAACATAACCTGGCCGGCAAGGTGCCGGTCTCAGGGCAGGACGCGGACCTGGCCGCGGTGATCTGCATCGCCCAGGGCACGCAGACCATGACCGTTTACAAATCCATTCCTAACGAAGCGGCAACCGCGGCCGAAGCGGCCGTTCACCTGGCGAAAGGCGAGAAAACCGACGCAGGCGCGACCTTGGGTAACGGCAAGACGAACGTTCCCGCTATATTGCTAAGCCCCGTCCTGGTAACCAGGGACAACATCAAAGCCACCGTCGTCAAAGACGGATTCCAAACGCTAAAAGAAATTAACTTGGGTCTGCCCGCAGACCAGCAGATCAATTAGGCGCATTTTCCCGGGTCGCTATTAGCATTGCCATCCTGAGAGGCGCTCGTCAGG contains the following coding sequences:
- a CDS encoding substrate-binding domain-containing protein yields the protein MSAILSILFAIVLGAQLLHAQTDSKTIKIGFSVEAMKGERWQTDLNSFQARAKELGANVISSDANGDDNLQLQQVKDMIKAGIQVLVLLPHDTNKAARIVDAAKAANVKVISYDRLVQNSDVDLYVSFDRVEIGRMQAESIVNLAPKGNYVLIGGSPHDEGAKTLHDAQMNVLGPYIDRGDIKVIADAYSNDWLPSEAYLHMLKAIDSSRGDIAAVLASNDGTAGGAIQALREHNLAGKVPVSGQDADLAAVICIAQGTQTMTVYKSIPNEAATAAEAAVHLAKGEKTDAGATLGNGKTNVPAILLSPVLVTRDNIKATVVKDGFQTLKEINLGLPADQQIN